One stretch of Actinomycetota bacterium DNA includes these proteins:
- a CDS encoding phosphoglucomutase/phosphomannomutase family protein, protein AGAIMLTASHNPPEYNGIKFIPEYAGPASPEITGKIEEFIGRILASGRILQAPVEGTSLVRDIDPYTEYVKHISSLADFERLRRKKLRVVLDPMYGAGQGLMDKVLAQAGCAVDTIHNFRDTLFGGSYPDPSEKHLAELRDRVLKSEADLGLALDGDADRFGAIDHDGTYITANQVLSLVAVHLLKNRGVEGCLVRTVATTHLLDEIARDYGIEVVETPVGFKYIAQVMMERAVVVGGEESGGLSILGHIPEKDGLLADLLLAETVAYEEKSLGDILAEIYEKYGRFYTTRLDLHLAADKKDEVLKSLRDNPPADISGDKVVEVRTVDGIKLVLESGDWLLARPSGTEPLVRIYVESRDKARFSALESYASKVVAPQPG, encoded by the coding sequence GGCGGGGGCAATAATGTTGACCGCAAGCCACAACCCGCCCGAGTATAACGGTATCAAATTCATCCCCGAGTACGCGGGTCCCGCAAGCCCCGAGATAACCGGCAAGATAGAAGAGTTCATAGGCCGGATACTCGCGAGCGGACGCATTCTCCAAGCCCCCGTCGAGGGAACCTCGCTCGTGCGCGACATCGACCCCTATACGGAATATGTAAAGCATATATCGTCCCTCGCGGACTTCGAGAGATTGCGACGGAAGAAGCTGCGGGTCGTTCTCGACCCGATGTACGGCGCCGGGCAGGGCTTGATGGATAAGGTGCTCGCGCAGGCCGGTTGCGCTGTTGATACCATACACAACTTTAGGGACACACTTTTCGGGGGCTCGTATCCGGACCCCAGTGAAAAACACCTTGCGGAGCTGCGCGACCGCGTCCTCAAGAGCGAAGCGGATTTAGGTTTGGCGCTCGATGGTGATGCCGACAGGTTTGGCGCAATCGATCACGACGGCACTTATATAACGGCCAACCAGGTATTGAGCCTGGTGGCGGTACATCTTCTGAAGAACCGGGGCGTCGAGGGCTGTCTTGTGCGTACCGTAGCGACAACCCACCTCCTCGACGAAATCGCCCGGGACTACGGCATTGAGGTCGTCGAGACGCCGGTCGGCTTTAAGTACATCGCGCAGGTGATGATGGAGCGCGCGGTAGTCGTAGGGGGCGAGGAGAGCGGGGGGTTGAGTATTCTGGGTCATATTCCCGAAAAAGACGGGTTGTTGGCCGACCTGCTCTTGGCCGAGACGGTAGCGTATGAGGAAAAATCGCTGGGCGACATACTTGCCGAGATATACGAGAAATACGGCAGATTCTACACGACGAGGCTTGACTTGCATTTGGCGGCGGACAAAAAGGATGAGGTTCTAAAGAGCCTGAGGGACAACCCGCCGGCCGATATATCGGGAGACAAGGTCGTGGAGGTGCGCACGGTCGACGGTATCAAGCTGGTGCTGGAGAGCGGGGATTGGTTGCTGGCGCGTCCGTCGGGAACCGAGCCGTTGGTCCGTATCTATGTCGAATCCCGTGACAAAGCGCGTTTCAGCGCGCTCGAGAGTTATGCTTCGAAGGTCGTCGCACCCCAGCCCGGGTAA